The following coding sequences lie in one Thermosulfuriphilus ammonigenes genomic window:
- a CDS encoding FliI/YscN family ATPase gives MDLNRLIDAARSARIISSCGRVTRVVGMLIEGEGPGIAIGGHCEIEVEGSPPIMAQVVGFRGNRILLMPLGEMEGIKPGGRIYLGEELGVPVGEDLLGRVLDALGRPLDGGRPPRLTSRYSLYNRSLNPLKRARISQPLDVGIRAINGLLTLGKGQRVAIMAGSGVGKSTLLGMIARYTTADVSIIALIGERGREVREFLEKELGQEGLSRSVVVVATSDQPPLLRLRGAYLATAIAEYFRDQGKDVLLMMDSVTRFCMAGREVGLAVGEPPTSRGYTPSVFAQLPKLLERAGNKEGAGSITGIYTVLVDGDDFNEPVADAVRSIVDGHIVLSRDLANQGHWPAIDVLASISRVMHDIVDKTHWEARARLIQVLSTYRRVEDLINIGAYVRGSNPEIDYAIKMIGAINQYLRQDIIERASFEESLERLKSMMLGVKKK, from the coding sequence ATGGATCTTAATCGCCTTATAGATGCGGCTCGTTCAGCCCGTATCATCTCTTCCTGTGGCCGGGTAACCAGAGTGGTGGGGATGCTCATCGAAGGTGAGGGACCGGGGATCGCCATCGGAGGGCATTGTGAGATCGAGGTCGAGGGGAGCCCTCCGATTATGGCCCAGGTGGTGGGTTTTCGGGGCAACCGTATCCTCCTCATGCCCCTTGGAGAGATGGAGGGCATCAAACCCGGAGGCCGTATCTATTTGGGTGAAGAGTTGGGGGTTCCGGTGGGAGAGGATCTCCTGGGCAGGGTTCTTGACGCCCTGGGAAGGCCCTTAGATGGTGGCCGCCCTCCCCGCCTAACCAGCCGGTATTCGCTTTACAATCGCAGCCTCAATCCCCTTAAAAGGGCCAGGATAAGTCAGCCACTTGACGTGGGTATCCGGGCTATAAATGGGTTACTTACTCTTGGTAAGGGGCAACGGGTGGCCATTATGGCCGGCTCTGGCGTGGGGAAGAGCACTCTTTTGGGAATGATCGCCCGATATACCACGGCCGACGTTAGCATCATCGCCCTGATCGGAGAAAGGGGCCGGGAGGTAAGGGAATTTCTGGAAAAGGAGCTGGGTCAGGAGGGTCTTTCCCGTTCGGTAGTGGTGGTAGCAACTTCAGATCAGCCCCCTCTCCTTCGGCTCCGCGGGGCCTATCTGGCCACAGCTATTGCCGAATATTTCCGGGATCAAGGGAAAGATGTCCTTCTGATGATGGACTCAGTAACCAGGTTCTGCATGGCCGGCCGGGAGGTCGGATTGGCCGTGGGAGAGCCTCCAACCTCCCGGGGCTACACCCCTTCGGTCTTTGCTCAGCTTCCCAAACTCCTGGAGCGGGCTGGCAATAAAGAAGGAGCGGGTAGTATTACTGGGATCTACACGGTTCTGGTTGACGGAGATGACTTTAACGAGCCGGTGGCCGATGCCGTGCGTTCTATTGTTGATGGCCACATTGTTCTTTCTCGAGATCTGGCCAATCAGGGACACTGGCCGGCCATAGATGTTCTGGCCAGTATCAGTCGGGTAATGCATGATATCGTTGATAAGACCCACTGGGAGGCCAGAGCTCGTCTTATCCAGGTGTTGTCCACCTATCGGCGGGTGGAGGATCTCATCAATATAGGGGCCTACGTCCGGGGAAGTAATCCAGAAATCGACTACGCCATTAAGATGATCGGAGCTATCAACCAGTATCTGCGTCAGGATATCATCGAACGGGCCAGTTTTGAGGAGAGCCTGGAGAGGCTTAAATCCATGATGCTTGGAGTGAAGAAGAAGTGA
- the fliG gene encoding flagellar motor switch protein FliG: MPEKLDPNNLTGPQKAAIFLITMGEEFTAEVYKYLSEEEIKRIGIEMAKLDYIPAEVVRRVLEEANVESRELLADITVPTDEFLEESLLKAYGEKGKEIFEEIRQELGPKVFEKLRKLDPKTIASFLKNEHPQTIAIILVHLDPEKAAAILDLLPDQVRSDVFLRIALLDKVDPEIIEEINQALEDELAQMGGTFSRKLGGVEKAAEILNNVGRELEEKIIESVEESNPQLAEEIKKHMFTFEDFLKVDDAAIMSILKEISTDDLKLALKTAPEELKEKFFRNMSERAAQMLKEDLEIMGPVRLRDVEQAQQAIIKVAKRLEAEGKIILGGRGEDVFV; this comes from the coding sequence ATGCCGGAGAAACTTGATCCCAACAACCTTACCGGCCCCCAGAAAGCGGCTATTTTTTTGATCACCATGGGGGAGGAGTTTACGGCCGAGGTCTATAAGTATCTTTCTGAGGAGGAGATCAAGCGGATCGGTATAGAGATGGCCAAGCTGGACTATATCCCGGCCGAGGTGGTCCGGCGGGTCCTGGAAGAGGCCAACGTGGAGTCCCGGGAACTGCTGGCCGATATTACCGTGCCTACCGATGAGTTTCTGGAAGAGAGTCTCCTTAAGGCCTATGGAGAAAAGGGTAAGGAAATATTCGAAGAGATTCGTCAGGAACTGGGCCCCAAGGTCTTTGAGAAGCTCCGCAAGCTAGACCCCAAAACCATTGCCAGCTTCTTGAAGAACGAGCATCCCCAGACCATTGCCATAATTCTTGTCCATCTTGATCCCGAAAAGGCGGCGGCCATTCTTGATCTCTTGCCGGATCAGGTCCGCTCCGATGTCTTCTTGAGGATTGCCCTTTTGGATAAGGTCGATCCGGAGATTATCGAAGAGATAAACCAGGCCCTGGAGGACGAGCTGGCCCAGATGGGTGGGACTTTTAGCCGTAAGCTGGGCGGTGTGGAAAAGGCGGCCGAGATTCTCAATAACGTTGGCCGGGAGCTGGAGGAAAAGATCATCGAGTCGGTGGAAGAGAGCAATCCCCAGCTGGCTGAGGAGATCAAAAAGCACATGTTTACCTTCGAAGATTTCCTCAAGGTGGACGATGCGGCCATTATGTCCATTCTCAAGGAGATTTCCACCGACGATCTCAAGCTGGCTCTAAAGACAGCCCCCGAGGAGCTCAAGGAGAAGTTCTTCCGCAACATGAGCGAGCGGGCGGCCCAGATGCTCAAGGAAGACCTGGAAATCATGGGGCCGGTCAGGTTGCGAGACGTGGAACAGGCCCAGCAGGCCATTATCAAGGTGGCCAAACGCCTGGAGGCCGAAGGCAAGATTATTCTTGGTGGCCGCGGGGAGGACGTCTTTGTCTAA
- a CDS encoding MotE family protein, producing MRGYKLLILTVALLKATLAVGVAYLYWAGYIQFSFSGPTPALAKNESSSAAVLPPGMECNQKLFEDLRLKRLELEEREKELRLKKEELRLLRDQVDKRLAALAELEQEIDGKLKELKAIKDERFRLLVKIYSNMKPKKAAPLLSKLDVDTLTKLFQAMPTDQVSKILAAMDQEVAAKVSAKLSGQP from the coding sequence ATGAGAGGGTATAAGCTTTTAATCCTTACAGTGGCTCTCTTGAAGGCCACTCTGGCCGTGGGGGTGGCTTATCTTTACTGGGCTGGCTATATTCAGTTTTCTTTTTCCGGCCCCACGCCGGCCCTGGCCAAAAACGAATCTTCCTCCGCCGCCGTTCTGCCGCCGGGGATGGAGTGTAACCAAAAACTCTTTGAAGACTTACGGCTTAAGCGACTTGAGCTAGAAGAGAGAGAAAAGGAGCTCCGGCTCAAAAAAGAGGAGCTTCGACTCCTAAGAGACCAGGTGGACAAGCGTTTGGCCGCTCTGGCCGAACTGGAACAGGAAATCGATGGAAAGCTCAAAGAGCTTAAGGCCATAAAAGACGAGCGATTCCGGCTTCTGGTGAAGATTTACAGTAACATGAAGCCAAAGAAGGCGGCTCCCCTGCTTTCTAAGCTGGATGTTGACACCCTGACCAAGCTTTTTCAGGCTATGCCCACCGATCAGGTAAGCAAAATTCTGGCGGCTATGGACCAGGAGGTCGCCGCAAAGGTCTCGGCCAAACTTTCCGGCCAGCCGTAA
- a CDS encoding FliH/SctL family protein, whose protein sequence is MSKVIKGGKAEVIPIKIRETEEECFASLVALARPEETKDKALEAAEEVASATSEVAAEDEEREETAEAPEEEPLETEVQEEPDIEEIINQKVVERLAERLAQVEQEAYEKGFAQGEKDGRELGLRQYQTMAKRLENLIEALEREREGLLEKHQRELVELVRVVAERIAFCELKRSPEAIFSCLREALALVVEKARVTIRLNPQDLELIEGSAGELALDLGRFQKVEFRPDPGISRGGCLLETDFGLIDATLEHRREELFKALDRALEENEDGS, encoded by the coding sequence TTGTCTAAGGTCATTAAGGGCGGAAAGGCTGAAGTCATTCCCATCAAGATCAGGGAGACGGAGGAGGAATGTTTCGCCTCCCTGGTGGCCCTGGCGAGACCAGAAGAGACCAAGGACAAGGCTCTGGAGGCAGCGGAAGAGGTGGCCTCGGCTACCTCTGAGGTTGCCGCCGAGGATGAGGAAAGAGAAGAGACCGCTGAGGCCCCTGAGGAGGAGCCCCTTGAGACCGAGGTTCAGGAGGAGCCAGACATCGAGGAGATCATCAACCAAAAGGTGGTCGAACGTTTGGCCGAGCGTCTGGCCCAGGTGGAACAGGAGGCCTATGAGAAGGGATTCGCCCAGGGGGAGAAAGACGGTCGCGAACTTGGCCTGCGGCAGTATCAGACCATGGCCAAACGGCTGGAAAATCTTATTGAGGCCTTAGAGCGGGAAAGGGAAGGCCTTCTGGAGAAACACCAGAGGGAGCTGGTGGAACTTGTTAGGGTGGTGGCCGAGCGGATTGCCTTCTGTGAGCTCAAGAGAAGCCCTGAGGCCATCTTCTCCTGTCTGCGTGAGGCCCTAGCCCTGGTGGTGGAGAAGGCCCGGGTGACTATTCGCTTAAACCCTCAGGATCTTGAGCTTATAGAGGGCTCGGCTGGAGAGTTAGCCCTTGATCTGGGGCGCTTTCAGAAGGTGGAGTTCCGTCCTGATCCGGGGATAAGTCGTGGAGGTTGCCTTCTGGAGACGGATTTCGGGCTTATTGACGCCACCTTAGAGCATCGCCGGGAAGAACTTTTTAAGGCCCTCGATAGAGCCCTTGAGGAAAATGAAGATGGATCTTAA
- a CDS encoding flagellar basal body-associated FliL family protein translates to MAEKKEKQGKKGGKKLLILIIVAVVVLIGGGAAAYFLFFAKKEPPPEEEVQAPVEEKAEIGPFLPLDPFVVNLAGPGRRYLKVKVTLEMADNAAYDEAQDRIPQVMDAILMVLSSKTPEEVTSVEGKIELRAEMITKLNQVLGPGKVRNVYFSQFVVQ, encoded by the coding sequence ATGGCAGAGAAGAAAGAAAAGCAGGGCAAAAAGGGTGGTAAAAAGCTTCTTATTCTCATCATTGTGGCGGTAGTTGTTCTCATTGGCGGTGGAGCAGCTGCCTACTTCCTTTTCTTTGCTAAAAAGGAGCCTCCACCAGAGGAAGAGGTTCAGGCCCCTGTGGAGGAGAAGGCCGAGATTGGTCCCTTTCTGCCTCTTGATCCCTTTGTAGTTAATCTGGCCGGTCCCGGGCGACGCTATCTCAAGGTTAAGGTGACCCTGGAGATGGCCGACAATGCCGCCTACGATGAGGCCCAGGACCGGATTCCCCAGGTGATGGACGCCATCCTCATGGTTCTCTCCAGTAAGACTCCGGAAGAGGTTACCAGTGTCGAGGGCAAGATAGAGTTGCGGGCCGAGATGATCACCAAACTCAACCAGGTTTTGGGGCCCGGCAAGGTTCGTAATGTCTATTTTTCTCAGTTTGTTGTCCAGTAG
- the fliJ gene encoding flagellar export protein FliJ, with protein MRFRFRFETLLRLRRQEEEMIRHELAQAMAEWEQLTEKITRARLELKEEMERLKGNLLWAQEVQDLGLGLDSRLANIENLEETRRQLVRKIEETRERLIEASKRRKILERLRERDLLAFRKEQEALWQKEIDELVVLRHGREEGHERV; from the coding sequence GTGAGGTTCCGTTTCCGTTTTGAGACCCTTTTGCGTCTCCGCCGCCAGGAAGAGGAGATGATCCGCCACGAGCTGGCTCAAGCCATGGCCGAATGGGAACAACTGACCGAGAAAATCACCCGCGCCCGTCTAGAGCTAAAGGAAGAGATGGAAAGGCTTAAGGGGAACCTTCTCTGGGCCCAAGAAGTTCAGGATCTCGGCCTTGGTCTGGACTCTCGCCTGGCAAATATCGAAAACTTAGAGGAGACCCGCCGCCAGCTAGTCCGAAAGATAGAAGAGACCAGGGAGAGACTGATAGAGGCCAGCAAGAGACGCAAAATTCTGGAACGCCTTCGAGAGAGGGACCTTCTGGCCTTTCGCAAAGAACAAGAAGCCCTCTGGCAGAAGGAGATAGATGAGCTGGTTGTCTTACGTCACGGACGGGAGGAAGGCCATGAGAGGGTATAA
- a CDS encoding flagellar hook protein FlgE: MSLLSSIYLGKSGVITGSRQLNVIGDNVANLESTGFRGSRASFQDVFLSVTQEASPYDSRGLGTNSADVQILFNQGAIKVTDTPTDLAILGEGFFMVREGEEILYTRDGHFRLEEDPTTGLISLVNAYNMPLQGWDADEDPEVDEVHDLTLPRRILGQETSKITLYANLDSRAALEETNDPIIDRWDGRNDPPISNGLYDFVHTMQIVDPLGDWHDLTIYFDRTDSNNTYEYLITIDPQEDWRNPGNPQAGSGLLMYGELSFNNSGQLVSMTGYRITDLSGTREPVTPNEEGLLTFEVNFTGQPQEIALDMGIFYDAEGQSWEAGAVRTTQYATASAIIYGEQNGYGVGFLDSVSIADDGTISATYTNGQTETVGRVALADFASLDVLDRVGGNMFRAPVDYEPTIFPPGKDYPGSIQSGALERSNVDLASEMVQLISAQRAFQTNIRLITTASDMLQEFIQAKR, encoded by the coding sequence ATGAGCCTCCTTTCTTCCATCTATCTGGGGAAATCTGGGGTTATTACCGGAAGCCGCCAGCTCAATGTCATTGGAGACAACGTGGCCAATCTGGAAAGCACAGGCTTCCGAGGTAGCCGGGCCTCTTTCCAGGACGTCTTTCTCTCTGTCACCCAGGAGGCCTCTCCTTATGATAGTCGAGGCCTGGGGACAAACAGCGCCGATGTTCAGATCCTTTTTAATCAAGGAGCCATTAAGGTTACGGATACCCCTACGGATCTGGCCATCCTGGGTGAGGGGTTCTTCATGGTTCGAGAGGGAGAAGAGATCCTCTACACCCGCGATGGACATTTTCGTCTGGAGGAGGATCCGACTACCGGCCTTATCAGTTTGGTAAACGCCTATAATATGCCTCTCCAGGGCTGGGATGCCGATGAAGATCCCGAGGTCGATGAGGTTCATGATCTTACCCTTCCCCGGAGAATTTTGGGACAAGAAACCAGCAAGATTACCCTCTACGCCAATCTTGATTCTCGGGCCGCCCTTGAAGAGACCAATGATCCCATCATTGATCGTTGGGATGGGCGCAATGACCCCCCTATCTCTAACGGGCTCTATGATTTTGTTCACACCATGCAGATCGTCGATCCTCTGGGGGACTGGCACGATCTGACCATCTACTTTGATCGCACCGATAGCAACAACACCTACGAGTACCTTATCACCATTGATCCCCAGGAGGACTGGCGCAACCCGGGTAACCCTCAGGCTGGCTCGGGCCTCCTTATGTATGGAGAGCTTTCCTTTAATAACTCCGGCCAGCTGGTTTCTATGACCGGCTATCGGATAACGGATTTGTCCGGCACCAGGGAGCCGGTCACCCCCAACGAAGAAGGTCTGCTGACCTTTGAGGTCAACTTTACCGGGCAACCCCAGGAAATCGCCCTGGATATGGGCATCTTCTACGACGCCGAGGGCCAGTCCTGGGAGGCCGGGGCCGTGCGAACCACCCAGTATGCCACCGCCTCGGCCATCATCTATGGGGAACAAAACGGCTATGGGGTGGGCTTTCTGGATTCGGTCTCCATCGCTGATGATGGCACCATCTCGGCCACCTATACCAATGGGCAGACCGAGACAGTGGGTCGGGTGGCCCTGGCTGACTTTGCCTCCCTGGATGTTTTGGACCGGGTGGGGGGCAATATGTTCCGGGCCCCGGTGGACTACGAACCGACCATCTTTCCTCCGGGCAAGGACTACCCGGGTAGTATCCAATCTGGAGCCCTTGAGAGATCCAACGTGGATTTGGCCTCGGAGATGGTTCAGCTCATTAGTGCCCAGCGGGCCTTTCAGACCAATATCCGTCTGATCACCACAGCCAGCGACATGCTTCAGGAATTCATCCAGGCCAAGAGATAG
- a CDS encoding flagellar hook protein FlgE encodes MGLTDSLFSGISGLRTMGHAMSVLGDNVSNLNTTAFKGSRISFQDIMAQSINTASGSGQLGRGTTINDLSPVFNQGSFETTASPTDLAIAGNGFFMVKEPGTDNNIFYTRAGQFRVDREGYLINPAGYIVQGWNIDEDTNDITGAITDIQIARSSPPVETSLVDVITNLDAREELDTVTVELEGDITTGSGTASQSTTFVVRDISGQDYKIYTYLYYDADNQLWDYEIRLNDASGKILASGEDVSTTKASFTLPDSQETIVVDWSGVLHTSDTDSLSAPGRTGLITLAGTISANTSAATVITVTDSSGNSHSIHVTISGTGSTWAYTISEVTSGTTIVLASAVTVAETDAYFYLNGTDQRVNIDWSSLNITTTAGDSTIDRVNTYNLTEVSTLYDAWNAENDSPLSSSDYTYRTTLTIYDSLGTPHEITIYYDTTTRENVYEFLVTCDPGEDQRDFTSDTTDPYPVYAQDSQSGMERIVQSASTHLRRKKGVLMYGRLEFDNQGNVKKFYETYRVNPSTGELVQIVDEDGSPVSDPADGFSALGDNGYPVFLADFLGIELDLADSGALEEAQADIQDIELNMGYYYRDSWRSESVRTTQYATSFSTIFYDQNGFGPGFLETLSVDNDGVITGHYSNGRIIPLAKVALANFNAPEGLAKVGGNLYRETTASGPPITGEPRTNGLGSIAPNSLEQSNVDLGEQFVKMITTQRGFQADARVITTTDQMLEELINVKR; translated from the coding sequence ATGGGACTGACTGATTCCCTGTTTTCCGGAATAAGCGGTCTAAGAACCATGGGGCACGCCATGAGTGTCCTGGGAGACAATGTCTCCAACCTTAATACCACCGCCTTTAAGGGGAGCCGTATAAGCTTCCAAGACATTATGGCTCAGAGCATCAATACTGCCTCCGGTTCGGGGCAGCTGGGTCGGGGGACAACCATAAATGACCTCTCTCCGGTGTTTAACCAGGGCTCTTTTGAAACCACGGCCAGCCCTACGGATCTGGCCATTGCTGGAAATGGCTTCTTTATGGTCAAGGAGCCGGGGACAGACAACAACATCTTTTATACCCGGGCCGGGCAGTTCCGGGTGGATCGCGAAGGCTATCTCATTAATCCGGCGGGTTATATTGTTCAGGGCTGGAACATCGACGAGGACACCAACGACATCACCGGGGCCATTACTGATATCCAGATCGCCCGAAGCTCCCCCCCGGTAGAGACCTCTCTGGTGGATGTGATCACCAACCTGGATGCCCGGGAGGAGCTAGATACAGTAACCGTTGAGCTTGAGGGAGATATCACCACCGGTTCGGGAACAGCCAGTCAGTCAACTACTTTTGTGGTCAGGGACATAAGCGGTCAGGATTACAAAATCTATACCTATCTCTACTATGACGCCGACAATCAGCTATGGGATTATGAAATCAGGCTAAATGACGCTTCGGGTAAAATACTGGCCAGCGGTGAAGATGTGAGCACCACCAAGGCCTCCTTCACCCTTCCGGACTCCCAGGAAACCATAGTGGTTGATTGGTCCGGAGTTCTCCACACCTCGGATACAGACAGTCTTTCTGCCCCCGGAAGGACCGGTTTGATAACCCTGGCGGGAACCATCAGCGCCAATACCTCAGCCGCTACCGTAATTACGGTTACCGACTCCTCAGGAAACAGCCACAGTATCCATGTGACCATAAGCGGTACCGGAAGCACCTGGGCCTACACCATCTCTGAGGTCACCTCGGGCACGACCATCGTCCTGGCCAGTGCCGTGACTGTAGCGGAGACGGACGCTTACTTTTACCTAAATGGCACCGATCAGAGAGTAAACATCGACTGGTCCAGTTTGAATATTACAACTACAGCAGGTGATAGTACAATCGATAGGGTTAATACCTATAATCTTACAGAAGTTTCGACTCTTTATGACGCCTGGAATGCAGAAAATGATTCTCCTCTCTCTTCATCTGACTATACCTATCGAACAACTTTGACAATATATGATTCTTTAGGCACACCGCATGAGATAACCATTTACTATGACACCACCACACGGGAGAATGTCTATGAATTTCTGGTAACCTGCGATCCAGGTGAGGATCAGCGTGATTTTACCAGCGACACCACTGATCCTTACCCTGTCTATGCTCAGGATTCGCAAAGCGGCATGGAGAGGATAGTCCAGTCGGCCAGCACCCACTTGAGGCGTAAAAAGGGCGTTCTCATGTACGGTCGGCTGGAGTTTGATAATCAGGGAAATGTAAAGAAATTCTACGAGACCTATCGAGTAAACCCTTCCACGGGCGAGCTGGTCCAGATAGTAGACGAAGACGGCTCTCCGGTTTCGGATCCTGCTGACGGATTCTCGGCTCTGGGAGACAATGGATATCCAGTCTTTCTGGCGGATTTTCTCGGGATCGAGCTTGACCTTGCTGATTCCGGGGCCCTGGAGGAGGCCCAGGCGGATATTCAGGATATCGAACTCAACATGGGCTACTACTATCGAGACTCCTGGCGTTCGGAGAGCGTGCGAACCACCCAGTACGCTACCAGTTTCTCCACCATCTTTTATGACCAGAATGGATTTGGTCCGGGCTTCCTGGAGACGCTCTCAGTAGATAACGATGGGGTGATCACCGGACACTACTCCAACGGCCGGATCATTCCTCTGGCCAAGGTGGCCCTGGCCAACTTCAATGCCCCGGAAGGGCTGGCTAAGGTGGGAGGCAATCTCTATCGAGAGACTACCGCCTCCGGACCTCCCATTACCGGTGAGCCCCGAACCAATGGTTTGGGTTCCATCGCTCCCAACAGCCTTGAGCAATCCAACGTGGATCTTGGTGAGCAGTTCGTCAAGATGATCACCACCCAGCGAGGCTTCCAGGCCGATGCTCGGGTGATCACCACTACTGACCAGATGCTGGAGGAGCTTATAAACGTCAAGAGATAA
- a CDS encoding flagellar hook-length control protein FliK yields MVQLNDILYNLFLSGQPDPNISSGAGSAGEDFWKILSLLLGAASSEGLSPDEFAQKAEEADLKDLLQALKGLKGRLEAEEGLNLSPAKETDQVIGDDDSLREEDLLVLTMILGLLNPPNHKSQEPVGETSFLGEAGRAGAFRPEEIKISLSEGPIKKRPESKDLFPPLRSVKGSAEEASDFQNPGETRRPVEEKSGGKSSFFGESGLSPEKASKEAASRILEERPSWSLEKNLAGMIDKKALSEKSEKKVFPSGSKTSREGGSPEIPFDQFDSETLLRESIPERRPEIKASRAQGAPSPTSFRGERGDALSSVKEGLTSTDHVDLPHPAEPNSSFQGGKEAPMRVSAQDFVQAVEKIILQTPRPAFKKVTLQIHPPDLGRVELEIHYRQGQVETYFRVENHHVREIIQAGLPRLEQNLDSQGIKLAQTQVEVGSYSFSGGGQGPPDQGASGFKDRSQGRASVASRAVSGEPSNKESRPLRPHGAGVVDVLV; encoded by the coding sequence ATGGTTCAGTTAAACGACATCCTCTACAATCTTTTTCTTTCGGGCCAGCCGGATCCAAACATCTCTTCGGGGGCTGGATCCGCCGGGGAAGATTTTTGGAAGATCCTTTCCCTGCTTCTCGGGGCTGCCTCTTCGGAGGGATTAAGTCCCGATGAGTTTGCCCAGAAGGCCGAGGAAGCTGACCTGAAAGACCTTCTTCAGGCCTTAAAGGGCTTGAAGGGACGGCTGGAAGCCGAAGAAGGCCTCAATCTTTCTCCCGCCAAAGAGACCGATCAGGTCATCGGGGATGATGATTCCCTCAGGGAGGAGGACCTCTTGGTCCTGACCATGATCCTTGGCCTCTTAAATCCGCCGAACCATAAGTCACAAGAACCGGTCGGGGAGACCTCCTTTCTGGGGGAGGCCGGCAGGGCGGGGGCCTTTCGGCCAGAGGAGATCAAAATCTCCCTTTCTGAAGGCCCGATAAAAAAACGGCCGGAATCAAAGGACCTCTTTCCCCCTTTACGGAGTGTTAAGGGATCCGCAGAAGAGGCATCTGATTTTCAAAATCCGGGGGAAACACGGCGGCCGGTAGAGGAAAAAAGCGGGGGGAAATCCTCATTCTTTGGTGAGTCGGGCCTTTCCCCGGAGAAAGCCTCAAAAGAGGCCGCTTCCCGGATACTTGAAGAACGCCCTTCTTGGAGCCTCGAGAAGAACCTGGCCGGGATGATTGATAAAAAGGCCCTCTCGGAAAAATCGGAAAAAAAGGTCTTCCCCTCCGGAAGTAAAACTTCTCGGGAGGGAGGCAGCCCCGAAATTCCCTTTGATCAGTTCGATTCTGAGACCCTTTTGCGAGAATCAATTCCTGAGCGCCGTCCAGAGATCAAGGCCTCCCGGGCCCAGGGGGCACCATCTCCGACCTCCTTTAGAGGGGAAAGAGGGGATGCTCTAAGTTCCGTTAAAGAAGGTCTCACTTCGACAGATCATGTCGATCTGCCTCATCCCGCAGAGCCCAATTCCTCCTTCCAGGGAGGCAAGGAGGCTCCGATGAGGGTTTCGGCCCAGGATTTTGTTCAGGCGGTAGAGAAGATCATCTTACAGACCCCTCGTCCCGCTTTTAAGAAAGTCACCCTTCAGATCCATCCTCCTGATCTGGGGCGGGTGGAACTGGAGATTCACTACCGTCAGGGCCAGGTAGAGACCTATTTTCGCGTCGAGAACCACCATGTCAGAGAGATTATCCAGGCCGGCCTTCCCCGCCTGGAACAGAACCTTGACTCCCAGGGAATAAAACTGGCTCAGACTCAGGTGGAGGTCGGGAGCTACAGTTTTTCAGGGGGAGGCCAGGGGCCTCCTGACCAGGGGGCCTCAGGGTTTAAAGACCGAAGTCAGGGTAGGGCTTCGGTCGCATCCCGGGCTGTATCCGGCGAGCCATCTAATAAAGAAAGTCGTCCGTTGCGGCCTCACGGGGCCGGAGTGGTGGACGTCCTGGTTTAG
- a CDS encoding flagellar hook assembly protein FlgD codes for MEISKVASLSNVAQDSQEKGQRVPKKVLDRDDFMMLFITQLQYQDPMNPIQNNEMAQQLALFNQVDQLFNLNENFEKLVSLEESRADMGMVSLLGQTVTAWAQSGLVEGGKFMGGEVVLEEPASSVIVRILDAEGRPVRTLDLGALPSGEHEISWDGLDERGEPVADGVYQIRVVASDPSGGAVKAKLKTTGRITSVSLSEKGQDLGFNGLETLDLKDVISVFKPTKIKEETP; via the coding sequence ATGGAAATCAGCAAAGTAGCCAGCCTCAGTAACGTAGCTCAGGATTCTCAGGAAAAGGGCCAGCGGGTTCCCAAAAAGGTGCTCGACCGAGACGACTTCATGATGCTCTTCATTACCCAGCTTCAGTACCAGGACCCTATGAATCCCATTCAAAACAACGAAATGGCCCAGCAACTGGCCCTGTTTAACCAGGTGGATCAGCTATTTAACCTCAACGAGAATTTCGAAAAGCTGGTTTCCCTGGAAGAGAGCCGGGCGGACATGGGGATGGTTTCCCTTTTGGGTCAAACCGTAACCGCCTGGGCCCAGTCTGGCCTGGTAGAGGGTGGCAAATTTATGGGAGGGGAGGTGGTTCTTGAGGAGCCGGCCAGCTCGGTAATTGTCCGGATTCTGGATGCCGAAGGCCGTCCTGTTCGCACCCTGGATCTGGGGGCCCTTCCCTCAGGAGAGCATGAGATCTCCTGGGATGGCCTGGACGAGAGAGGGGAACCGGTGGCCGATGGGGTCTATCAAATTCGGGTTGTGGCTAGTGATCCCTCCGGAGGAGCGGTTAAGGCCAAGCTCAAGACTACCGGCCGCATTACTTCAGTCTCCTTAAGCGAGAAGGGGCAGGACCTGGGCTTCAACGGCTTAGAGACTCTGGACCTCAAAGACGTTATCTCTGTCTTTAAACCGACCAAAATCAAGGAGGAGACACCATGA